The window ACAACGTCGTCGGGCTGGCCGCCGGTGACCAGAAAACGATCAGCCTGACCTTCCCCGATCCCTACGAGCAGGAAGCCGATTTCGCCGGGCGCGAGGCCACGTTCGATGTGACCGTGCTGGAAGTGAAGCAGCGCGATTTGCCGGCCCTGGACGACGACCTGGCTAAGCTGGAGGGCAAGTTCGAGACGCTCGACGAACTGCGCGAGTCGCTGCGCGAAGGGTTGCAGAAGCAGGCCGAGGGGGCCATTAAGGAAAAGACGATTGATGACATGATCCATCTGCTGATGGAAGACGCCACGATGGTCTATCCGCCGGCGGCCGTCGAGGCCCAGATCGACGACATGGTCGAGGATTTCAAGAACCGCCTGTCCCGCAGCGGCTGGCAGTTCCAGGACTACCTGAACCTGCAAGGCATGACCGAAGAGTCATTGCGCGAGGACTTTGCCGGCAACGCCGACGACACGCTGCGCCATCAGTTGGCCCTGCGCCAGTTTATCCTGGATGAGAAGCTGCGCGTCGAGGCGGCCGACATCGATCACCTCATCGAGGACAACGTGGCCCGCTTCGACAACGAGGCCCTGCGCGACAACATGCGCAACTATTATCGCACCGGCCGGGGCTTTGAACTGATCAGCACCGAAGTGTTGAGCAACAAGACGTACGAGCGCATCCAGGCCATTTTCAGCGGCAATGCGCCCGATCTGTCGACCATCCCCGACCTGGCCGACGACGAGGAAGAATAACGGGATTCTAACGACCGCGCGTTACAATCCGGCGATTGGCGTCAGCATGTGGCCTTACTACGTGGGCCACATGATGGCGCAACCAATCCGCCGCCGGCGGCCGATCGGAGGATAACCTCTCAGGAGAACCAACCATGTTCGACATTCCCACAGCGCTCGTCCCAATGGTCGTGGAGACAACCGGCCGCGGCGAGCGGGCTTATGACATTTTTTCGCTCCTGCTGAAGGAACGGATCATCATCCTGGGCACGCCCATCAACGATCAGATCGCCAATCTGACCGTGGCCCAATTGCTATGGCTGGCGAGCGAGGATAGCTCCAAGCCCATTCGCATGTACATCAACTCGCCCGGCGGCCAGGTCTATGCCGGGATGGCGATCTATGACACGATGCAACAGGTGGAGTGCCCCGTGTCCACGGTGGCCGTCGGCTTCACGGCCAGCTTCGGCACCATCCTGCTGGCGGCGGGCACGAAGGGTATGCGCTACGCCCTGCCCAATGCCACTATCCACCTGCACCAGCCGTTGGGCGGCGCGCGCGGCCAGGCCTCCGACATCGCCATCCAGGCTCAGGAAATCCTGCGTCTGCGCACCGACCTGAACGGCATCCTGAGCAACCACACCGGCCAGACGGTCGAGCGCATTCAGAAGGACACCGACCGCGACCTCTATATGACCGCGGCCCAGGCCCGCGATTACGGGCTGGTGGACGAAGTGCTCAATAACATCCCGGTCTAGGCCGGCCGGCGGCAATTTGCCCCACGCGCGTTCTGCCCCTATAATCCATCTGTCCGGGTGGCCCCAACGGCCGCGCGGGAGGCCGATACAGGGCACATGACACAACGTTTCACACGTGCGCGGGTTTGGAGACCGTTTCTCATCATGTTGGGTATGGCGGTAATGGTAGCCTATCTGGCTGCCGGGCCGCGCCAGATCGTCCACGCCCAGAATCCGACCGTCGGCTTCACCCGCACCGTCTTCACCGTGGCCGAAAATCAGGGGCCGGCGGTCATCACCGTCGGCGTCTCGGCCACCCCGGCCGCGGGCGAGAATATCGTCGTCACCTACCTGACCATCTCCGGCACGGCCACCGAAGGCACGGGCGGCGACTACATCTCCCA is drawn from Candidatus Promineifilum breve and contains these coding sequences:
- a CDS encoding trigger factor, with product MTLTIQTAEDELRQLTLTIEVGEERVRQAMQKKARELGREVNMPGFRPGKAPYDVLVRRIGEDTLRAEAVEDLVQPVFEEALEQEDIDPYARPTLEDMELKPLTLKFTVPLSPVVTLGDYRALRREVEAAEVTDEALTEALERVRDHHQTIETVERPAQVGDVVAISGRGWFAARPAAEDAAPTEDAAQDETAADDAAAAEAGDEDTIFNEERLELLLDDKSLFPGTPFVDNVVGLAAGDQKTISLTFPDPYEQEADFAGREATFDVTVLEVKQRDLPALDDDLAKLEGKFETLDELRESLREGLQKQAEGAIKEKTIDDMIHLLMEDATMVYPPAAVEAQIDDMVEDFKNRLSRSGWQFQDYLNLQGMTEESLREDFAGNADDTLRHQLALRQFILDEKLRVEAADIDHLIEDNVARFDNEALRDNMRNYYRTGRGFELISTEVLSNKTYERIQAIFSGNAPDLSTIPDLADDEEE
- a CDS encoding ATP-dependent Clp protease proteolytic subunit, yielding MFDIPTALVPMVVETTGRGERAYDIFSLLLKERIIILGTPINDQIANLTVAQLLWLASEDSSKPIRMYINSPGGQVYAGMAIYDTMQQVECPVSTVAVGFTASFGTILLAAGTKGMRYALPNATIHLHQPLGGARGQASDIAIQAQEILRLRTDLNGILSNHTGQTVERIQKDTDRDLYMTAAQARDYGLVDEVLNNIPV